A single genomic interval of Mesoplodon densirostris isolate mMesDen1 chromosome 8, mMesDen1 primary haplotype, whole genome shotgun sequence harbors:
- the LOC132495482 gene encoding pancreatic progenitor cell differentiation and proliferation factor-like translates to MAAILSSSSLVATHDYYRHCLGSTSSNSSCRSAEYPGEGIPHHPASFSGSPLSHSWPQCWSPQSTQNQPSPPLA, encoded by the exons ATGGCAGCCATCCTCTCCAGCAGCTCGCTTGTGGCCACCCACGACTACTACCGGCACTGCCTGGGCTCCACTTCCAGTAACAGCTCCTGCAGAAGTGCCGAGTACCCAGGGGAAGGCATCCCCCACCACCCCG CTTCTTTTTCGGGAAGTCCACTCTCCCATTCATGGCCACAGTGTTGGAGTCCCCAGAGCACTCAGAACCAGCCCAGTCCTCCACTGGCATAA